The Thermostichus vulcanus str. 'Rupite' genome contains a region encoding:
- a CDS encoding GNAT family N-acetyltransferase, producing MTEIRKATYSDLQTIQTFDIFAGDRAKDIEQRECFVEVVQERAVGYVVFNHSFYLNPFVQFLCVAPPWRRQGIANWLLAY from the coding sequence ATGACAGAGATCAGAAAAGCAACCTACAGCGATCTACAAACCATCCAAACCTTCGATATTTTTGCGGGAGATCGTGCCAAAGATATTGAGCAGAGGGAGTGTTTTGTTGAAGTCGTACAGGAAAGGGCTGTGGGGTATGTTGTCTTCAACCATTCCTTTTATCTCAATCCTTTTGTTCAATTTCTGTGTGTTGCACCTCCCTGGCGGCGACAGGGGATTGCCAATTGGCTGTTGGCCTACTGA